The following coding sequences are from one Nitrobacter sp. NHB1 window:
- the istA gene encoding IS21 family transposase yields MPTERLSMRRIREVLRLRHQGLTERVIARTLGVSNGVVHGYVRRARLAGLAWPLPEGMDDDGLELLLFPAPASASQSDRRPIPDWAFVEKELRRRSVTRLLLWEEYRAANPDGFGYTWFCTTFEAWKNRVRPSMRQTHIGGEKVFVDFAGDTIDVVDPITGEAHAMKLFVAAMGASNYTYAEACPSESLSDWIGVHTNLFRYLGGVPKFVVCDNLKAAVTNPDRYDPGINRTYAEMAGHYGTAILAARPRRPKDKAKVEVAVQIAQRWILARLRNQRFFSLAELNAAIRTLVVELNARQMRGFGTSRAELFAEVDRPKLGELPEQPYVFARWKRCRVAPDYHVEVDGHWYSTPYRLIRELVDVRITDKTVEIFHKGQRIASHPRAPNRRGHTTIADHMPSAHRRYGKWTPGGLIAAGEKIGPSTAAFFQAVIAARPHPEQGFRTCLGILALTRSYDDARIDAACRRGILIKAHSVASIRSILKNGLDRAFLDEATDDHPLRHGNIRGQDYFH; encoded by the coding sequence ATGCCTACCGAGAGATTGTCGATGCGCCGGATCAGAGAAGTTTTACGTTTGAGGCACCAAGGGTTGACCGAGCGGGTCATCGCGCGGACCTTGGGGGTGAGTAATGGCGTGGTCCATGGCTACGTGCGGCGAGCGCGCCTGGCGGGGCTCGCCTGGCCACTTCCGGAAGGAATGGACGACGATGGCTTGGAACTGTTGCTATTCCCGGCACCGGCGTCAGCGTCGCAAAGCGACCGGCGCCCGATACCGGACTGGGCTTTTGTCGAGAAGGAGCTTCGCCGCCGCAGCGTGACGCGCCTGCTGCTCTGGGAAGAGTATCGCGCCGCCAATCCGGACGGCTTTGGCTACACCTGGTTTTGCACGACCTTCGAGGCCTGGAAGAACCGCGTGCGCCCGTCGATGCGCCAGACCCACATCGGCGGGGAGAAGGTGTTCGTTGATTTTGCCGGCGACACCATCGACGTCGTCGATCCGATCACCGGCGAAGCGCACGCCATGAAGCTGTTCGTCGCGGCGATGGGAGCCTCGAACTACACCTACGCCGAGGCTTGCCCAAGCGAGAGCCTGTCCGACTGGATCGGCGTGCATACCAACCTGTTCAGGTATCTCGGCGGCGTGCCGAAGTTCGTGGTCTGCGATAATCTCAAGGCCGCCGTGACCAACCCCGATCGCTACGATCCCGGGATCAACCGAACCTATGCCGAGATGGCCGGTCATTACGGCACCGCGATCCTTGCGGCGAGGCCGAGACGACCGAAGGACAAGGCCAAGGTCGAGGTCGCCGTCCAGATCGCACAGCGCTGGATTTTGGCGCGCCTGCGCAATCAACGGTTCTTTTCCCTGGCAGAGCTGAATGCTGCGATTCGTACCCTGGTTGTCGAGCTCAACGCCCGGCAGATGCGCGGATTCGGCACCAGCCGTGCCGAACTGTTTGCCGAGGTCGACCGTCCCAAGCTGGGGGAGTTGCCGGAGCAGCCCTATGTCTTTGCGCGCTGGAAGCGTTGCCGCGTCGCCCCCGATTATCACGTCGAGGTCGATGGCCATTGGTATTCCACGCCGTATCGCCTGATCCGTGAACTCGTCGATGTTCGCATCACCGACAAGACGGTCGAGATCTTCCACAAGGGCCAGAGGATTGCCAGCCACCCGCGTGCGCCGAACCGGCGCGGCCACACCACAATTGCCGACCACATGCCGAGCGCGCATCGCCGCTACGGCAAGTGGACGCCGGGAGGGCTGATCGCCGCCGGCGAGAAGATCGGCCCATCGACCGCGGCGTTTTTCCAGGCCGTCATCGCGGCCCGGCCGCATCCAGAACAAGGCTTTCGCACCTGCCTCGGCATCCTGGCGCTGACCAGGAGCTACGACGATGCCCGCATCGACGCCGCCTGCCGGCGCGGCATCCTGATCAAGGCGCATTCCGTCGCCTCGATCCGTTCGATCCTCAAGAACGGACTGGATCGCGCATTCCTCGACGAGGCAACCGACGACCACCCCCTGCGCCACGGCAACATCCGCGGTCAGGACTATTTCCACTGA
- the istB gene encoding IS21-like element helper ATPase IstB: MLTHPTHERLITLGLTGMAKAMEEQRRSPDLNALSFEERVGLLVDREAAERDTKRLTTRLKFAALRQNACVEDIDLRTPRGIDRAVFAKLIAGDWIARHQNLLITGATGLGKSWIACALGHKACRDNRSVQYHRVPRLFEALALARGDGRYGRLLKTISRVQLLVLDDWGLSVLNPSERRDLLEILDDRHGRASTVVTSQVPVDQWHAVIGDPTLGDAILDRLVHNAHRLQLSGESMRKQNARNRTLDEAANP, from the coding sequence ATGCTGACACATCCTACCCACGAACGGCTGATCACGCTCGGCTTGACCGGCATGGCCAAGGCCATGGAGGAACAACGACGATCACCCGATCTCAACGCGCTGTCGTTCGAGGAGCGCGTCGGCTTGCTGGTTGATCGCGAGGCCGCAGAGCGCGACACCAAACGTCTCACCACCCGCCTCAAATTCGCAGCCCTTCGGCAAAACGCATGCGTGGAAGATATCGACCTGCGCACGCCGCGCGGCATCGATCGCGCTGTGTTCGCCAAATTGATCGCCGGCGATTGGATCGCCCGTCATCAGAACCTGCTGATCACCGGGGCAACCGGGCTCGGCAAAAGTTGGATTGCCTGTGCACTTGGCCACAAGGCCTGTCGCGACAATCGATCGGTCCAATACCATCGCGTGCCCCGCCTGTTCGAGGCGCTCGCGCTGGCCCGCGGCGACGGCCGCTATGGCCGCCTGCTCAAAACCATCAGCCGCGTGCAGCTGCTGGTACTCGACGATTGGGGCCTGTCGGTGCTCAACCCGTCAGAGCGACGCGACCTTCTCGAGATCCTCGATGATCGCCACGGTCGCGCCTCCACCGTCGTCACCAGCCAGGTCCCGGTCGATCAATGGCACGCCGTCATCGGCGACCCAACATTGGGCGACGCCATCCTGGACCGCCTCGTTCACAACGCCCACCGCCTCCAACTCAGCGGAGAAAGCATGCGAAAACAGAACGCGCGAAACAGAACGCTTGACGAAGCCGCGAACCCCTGA
- a CDS encoding zincin-like metallopeptidase domain-containing protein, with the protein MPAVDAFIKAIWANIFIGGNRAFYDTSCDRIHLPDPSQFRTAEYFYATNLHESVHYAVRWIMPHGQALQRANRFWAKRQFGIIRAIRKPRS; encoded by the coding sequence ATCCCCGCCGTCGATGCGTTCATCAAGGCGATCTGGGCCAACATCTTCATAGGAGGCAATCGCGCCTTCTACGATACGAGCTGCGACCGCATACATCTGCCCGACCCGTCGCAGTTCAGGACCGCGGAGTACTTTTATGCCACCAACCTCCATGAAAGCGTTCATTATGCCGTAAGATGGATTATGCCGCATGGCCAAGCTTTGCAGCGAGCAAACCGGTTCTGGGCCAAGCGGCAGTTCGGCATAATCAGAGCCATCAGGAAACCACGAAGTTAG